The segment AAAGGAAAATATGAAGGGGGCAGTTCGGAAAATGTTAAGCAATGAACGGGGGCTTACCCTCCTCGAACTGATGATCTCTATTGTTCTGATCGTGGCAATTCTTGTGGTTGTTTCGGGCGCCATGAGACTTGGGTACCGTTCTGTAAGCAGCGGAGAAAAGAAGGTCGGTTCCCTTGAAAGGTTCAGGTCATCCCTGACCATCATTCGTGCCCAGATACAATCCGGGGCGCCCCTCGTTTCTGAACAGGGCGGCAGGAAACGGTTTTCTTTCGAAGGGACCGCCGACTTCCTGAAAATGGCAACGAATTATTCTATCTGGGGAGGGCAGAAAGGTTATGTAACCGTGGAATACCAGGTTGAGACTGATGGTAACGGCATGCAAAACCTCATTGCCAGTGAAAGCATGGTGGGCATCGAAAAAAAGAATGAGACTCAACTTCTGCAGGGCTTCAATGCCATTTACTTCGAATATTTTTTTAAAAGCGTCACCGAAAAAGAAGGCGCGTGGATTGAAAAGTGGAATGACAACACCAGGATACCTCAAAAGATACGGCTTCATCTTGTCCAGGGCAAAAGAGTATTTTCCATAATTTTTCCTGTGGGGGCGCAGATGTCCCT is part of the Syntrophorhabdaceae bacterium genome and harbors:
- a CDS encoding prepilin-type N-terminal cleavage/methylation domain-containing protein, giving the protein MLSNERGLTLLELMISIVLIVAILVVVSGAMRLGYRSVSSGEKKVGSLERFRSSLTIIRAQIQSGAPLVSEQGGRKRFSFEGTADFLKMATNYSIWGGQKGYVTVEYQVETDGNGMQNLIASESMVGIEKKNETQLLQGFNAIYFEYFFKSVTEKEGAWIEKWNDNTRIPQKIRLHLVQGKRVFSIIFPVGAQMSLTSIYSDRMLPERFQAYEYTA